The sequence TGAAGATTTTGAAAAAAATGATGAAGTAATCGGCGACGACGAAGTGCCGACCATCGAAAGAATTTCACAGTTAGAAAACTTAGTTTTACAGTTATTGAGTGGAGGTGATGAGCTATGATGACTTTTTTATTGAGCATGTATAAACAAAAACGTATTGATAACGAGTATCTAAAAAAAGTCGTTAAAAACGGTCATATCACAGCAGAGCAATACAACAACATTACAGGGATTGATTACACCAAAGAACAGGCGGGAGATGATTAGGTGGATTTGAACGAATACTTAAAAGGTATCGCATCGCTCGTATCATCTATTATTGTCGTTGGCGGCGCTTTAATTTGGATTTACAAGAAGTTGGTATCTGATCCGGACAAAAGAATAGCAGAACAGATACAACGCGAAAACTCTGAATCATTAAAAAAAACAGTTCAGCCGCTAACGCAATCAATCGAATTACTGAACAACAATCTTAAACAATCGGAAAAGGATAGAGAACAGCTTAATAAAAAGGTTAACTTGCACGACAACGTTCTAAACAATCACGAAACACGTATTACTGTTTTAGAAGAATTTAAAAAAGGAGTGACCGATAAATGAAAGTAAATTGGCACAGCAAAATTTTATGGACATCACTAACAGCACTGTTTGTTGTATTTATACAGCAAGTGGGTGCTGTTTTTGGTTGGTCTTTTGACAGTGAAAAAGCGCAACAACTAACAGGAATCATCAATACAGTATTAACGATTCTAGCAACACTAGGAATCGTATATGACACAACAACTAACGATGAAAAAGGAGAATAACATGACAAAAACAATAAAATTAATTACGGCAGGTGTTTTAGCAGCAGGACTATTTTTAGGGAGTATTGTCACAGTGTCAGCAAATGATATTAAAAATCCCAAGATTGCGGATGTATCGGAATGGCAAGGCAACATTAACTGGTCGCTTGCTAAGGACGATTTAAACATGGCTATCATTAGAGCGCAATACGGAACAAACTACAAAGATAAGTATTTAGACCGCAATCAATCAGAAGCAATCAAACATGATGTGCCATTTGGGACTTATGCATACGCACGTTATATCAATGCTGCTGATGCAAAAACAGAGGCACGAGCGTTGTATAATCGCACAAGTGATAAAGCAAAGTTTTACGTTATCGATGTAGAAGAATTTACCGTCACATCTGGAACGATGCGTGAAGCAACAAATGCTTTTGTGAAAGAATTACGATCATTGACCAATAAAAAAATCGGGTTATATGTAGGACATCACACTTATACGCAATTTAATTTAGATACTAGCAAGTTTGATTTCGTTTGGATTCCTGCTTATCGCTCATGGGAACCCGACTATAAGCACGACATTTGGCAATACACTGATGGCGGACAGGTAAAAGGTATTGTTGGCGGTGTTGACTTAAACAAGCTATCAAACGCTGATAAACCACTCTCATACTATGTAGGAAAAACAGAGGCGAACGAGCAAGCTAATCAATACACTGCCGGCGGATTTAAAGTTAATCAGCAAGTGAAATTAAAATCAACAGCTACGAAATACCACACAGGTCAAAAAATCCCTGATTCAGTTAAAAATAAAAAATATAAAGTACTAGAAACAAAAGTAGTTGCTCAATCACACTCAAAACAAGCTGTATTGCTGAGTGGCATTAATAGTTTGGTATTAGCACAAGATGTCGCTAAAGTAACTACTGCAGCAACTGGCAGCTATTACAACGCAAATCCTAAGCGTGTCACACTCACTAAAGCATCCACTTTGCGTAAAATCAATGCGCAAAACGGTAAAGATTGGGACAAGCAGTCAAACAAAGTCGCTAACTTTAAAAAAGGCACAGAATTTGTGATTAAAAGCATCAAAAAATCAAGTGCTGGAACACCTCGTTTAGTCACTCAATCTGGACACTTACTCACTGCTAACAAATCGTATGTTAAGCAAGTATCAGCAACGCCTACAAAACAGTATCACACTGTAAAATCGGGCGATACAGTAAGCGCAATAGCAACTAAATATAAAACTACAACATCAAAAATTAAGAGCTTAAACAAGCTATCAAACGTTAACAAAATCTATGTCGGTCAAAAATTACAGGTAAAATAAAACTAAAGCCCCCAGCTCCTTAGAGTTGGTGGCTTTTTTGTTTATTAAATATTATTTTAGCAATTGTTGACATTATTTTGACAGGAAAGGAACAAAAACACCGTTAAATGCTTCTGTATCAATCTTTTTCCACGCAATATGATTCCCCCCGAGGGCATAAAAAGCACTTTAGAATGAAGATAAACATCAATCTAGGTCGTTAATCCGCATTCATTCGGAATTGCGTACCCTGATGTACGCGCAACGTCATTCGTTTGTCGAGCCTACTATTCTTAAATTTTCAGTTGAATTTTGGTATTTAGTAGATAAAATATTTGAAAAGTTATTGTATAATAGTTTGGAAATTTTCGATTGTGAAAATTCGAAAAAAGAATAATCGTATACGAATATCTGAAGTGGGCACTGTGTCAAATAGTGTGGATGAGAAAAAACAGATTAAATTAACAAGCATTTTGGATTGTAGATCAAATTCTACAATCCTTTTTTGCTGTTTTCTTATCTGCTTAAGCATTAGAACAAAGAAGAATTCGATTATGGAAATTAATCAGGTTAAAAAAAGTTTTATTCAGTTTTTTTTTATGAATGGTATAGATATCGGTTAGTAAGTAAATTAATTCAATTTTTTTGTTTAACTTTATCATAACTATTTTAAAATAATTTGCGACTATTTTTTTTGATAACTATAAATGATTAAAGGTCATTTTTTAATAGGTATTTATATGTTAAAGTGGTTTATAAGTGCAACAAATATACGGCTAGTATTACTGCTGCAAAACTGGAACAGAACAAACCTGTGGAAAGGTGCGAGTAAAATCAAACAATATAAAGTAACTTCTAAATTAGGAAAAAATGCGACAACAGCTAAAAGAAAATCGGCAGTTGCATAGGGCTTAAAGCAAAAAGGAGAGCCTTATAAACTTAAAACAGCTTTGACTAATGAATCCAGTTGGTATTGTTCGAAACTTACTCACAAAATGTTGGATAAACAAGGATATGATCTGAGAGCTGATATCTTGAATTTTTATGTAACGCCATCAAATATTAAAGATGATTTAAACACAAGAGAAGTTAAAAACTGGGGTTCGAAATTACCGTCCGCTTACTAGTTTTTAAATTTAATAGAAGGGGTGTCTTATGAAGTTGAAAATTCTTTTGCTTATTTTCATCGTTATCTTAGCTGGATGTTCTCAACCAGAAACGAAGGAAATTACTTCTGAAAAAATAACGAACTTTAAGCCGGGTTCATCAGGTAATTTATTTTTATTTTATCCGTCTGATAATAGGGTGTCACAGTTGAAAACCTATGTAAAAGAAGTGGATAATGCAGGTGAAGTTATAAACGTTTTTTCGATTGAGGATGCTGATTTTAGACGCGCAGAACCTTTTCAAAATCCGCTTTATCCCAATACAATTTATTTGAGTTTATTTGGTGAGGCAAAAATCGAAAATTTTTTCTATGAGTTTGATTTAGATACAAAGACTTTTGCAAAGAAAAAAATAGACTACTTTAAGGAACCGCTAGGGGTGTCTAATGTTTTTCACTATGGTAAACAGTTGAATTTTTCAACCATTTTATCGCATGAAACGGGAGAGAAAAACGAAAAGGATGGTCTTTTCAATGTTTCTATTTCTAATATCGATTCAGAAAAAACTGTCGAAACGCCTTATGGTGCTTCACCGGCATATACACCGTTACTAGGGTTTAATAATAATGTGTTTTATGGTGCTAATCTTACATTGAATAAAAAAGATGAGTTCACTGGGAAGGGCATTGTTTCAACTAATCTAGAAACGGGGGAATTTAAATTTTTAAATCCTGAGAATGATACGACTGCTTCGTATCTACCTTTTTATACAAATGATGATTTTATGTTCTTCTTATCTGATAGTGGTGTTTTCTATAAGTATGATAAAGACATGCGCGTTACGCATCACAAGTTTTTAACGTCTGAACAGCTCGATAAGGGCTATAGTATTGATATTGAAAATAAACCGTTATTTATCAACAAACATGAGGCGTTATATACGGTATCTCATTCAAAAACGGCGCTTCTTTTGTTAATAGATATAGATACTTTATCTTTTAAAGAAATACCTATCAAAGGTTCGTATGAATCGATACGTTTAATGTCATATGATAACACCAAAGATGAGATATACATATTGGGCGAAAAGGGGGATTCAGCTGACTTACTAACGTTAGACGATATAACCTTACATATTGAAAATAAATTCAAGGTCGATTATCCGCATTTATTGGATTTCGTAATCAAGTATTGAGTTTAGTTTGATTTCAAAATACTAATTCAGCTAAGAAAATAAGAATGAAAAGTTAAGATAGATACTAATAATCGAGTTCGAAATAGCCCGAAAATGATTATTATGTATAATGTTTTTAAAACACTATTGTATAATAGGGCTTTTTATAGTAACGTTAGATAGGTTAAACTAACTTATTGGGGGTAATCTATAATGAATAATAATTTAAGTATTGAAGAACAACTTTTAGTTAATTCTGAAGTTGCAAAAAAGGGAAAAAATATCGTTTTAGCATATGTTTTAGCAATATTTGTAGGTATTTTAGGAATCCATCGTTTTTATTTAGGTCGTAAAGGATCTGCTATTGCGATGTTAATCATCGGTTTGTTTTCTTTCGGATTAATAACAGGTGTATGGGTAATCGTTGATTTATTCTTAATCCCAGGTATTGTAAAAGAGAACAACGCTGTTATTGAAGCAGAATTAACAAATGAAATTATTGCATCACGTGAACAAAACTAAGTGATGCTAGTCGTATTAAATTATCACAGTAAAATGTGATAAACAAAAACACTTCTTGTAAATTCAGTTTTCTGAATGCGTAAGAAGTGTTTTTTGATGCAAAATATCGTACTTTAGGTGAAAAAACAGTACAGTGCGGTTGTTCTTCTTAATTTACAGCATAAAAAAAGCGCTAGCGAGAGGTCGCTAACACCTTGGGCTATTTCTGTTTTTTATCAACAGGTGTTTTTTTCTTTGCCTGAGACATACGGTATTTACTAATATCCATTAATACCATTAATAGAAGCACACCGATAACAATTAACAATAAACTACGATCTATTTTTTGGTCACTGAGTGCAGTGAAGACCAATGCTAATATGGGTAAGATATAATACCAGCCTTTTTTTAGCCAAGCCATGTTTAAACCCCCTCTAAAAATCACTTTCTTCTATAGTAACATGTGGATTATGAGATGTCATATCATAATATCTTTGCATAGCGTTGACTCAACAGAGAAGAGATAGCTTGAATGTGTACTTTTATTGTCAGTAGCTTTACGATTAATTCTAGTTACTAGTTGAAATATTATGTTATATCTGTTATTATAATGGTGTAAGTTAATACTTGTTGCACAGGTATAACTTATAGTGTTTCATTTTTTTTACCTATAGTGGGACGCGAAAATGACCGCTGGGTCAAAAAACGTCCAGATAGCGAGGGATGCCTGAACATGCATGATTTGTTGAAAGTTCAAAAACGTTTAGTACCAGACATGTTCATGGTTATGCAAAAGAGATATCGGATTTTAAGATCGATTTACTTTTCGCAGCCAATCGGAAGACGTGCGCTTGCAGAGATGCTCGACATGTCCGAAAGAGTCTTACGTACAGAAGTTGCTTTTTTGAAGGAACAACAACTGATTACAATGGCGTCTGCTGGCATGTCTATCACAGATACAGGTAAGGAAGTGTATCATCAATTGATTTCGGTTATTGATGAAACATCTGAAATCAGACAACTCGAAGAAGCTTTAGCTGAGAAGCTAGGCATCGCAAGAGTGGTCATTGTTCAAGGCGATAGCGACTCAGCATCTTGGGTAAAACAAGATCTGTGTCGTGAAATGGTTAACGAATTGGACAAAGTTTTAATTGATGGTGATGTTATTGCCGTCAATGGTGGAACAACGATGGCTGAAATTGCTGGGATTGCACCATCAAATTTTGCAAACGGACGCGATTTATTGTTTGTCCCAGCCCGAGGCGGTTTAGGTGAAGATTTAAGAAATCAAGCCAACACAATTTGTTCTCGATTAGCTGAGAAAACACTCACACGTCACCGGGCACTCTATGTTCCTGAACAAGTGACAGAATCGACGTACCGCTCATTACTTGCAGAACCAACAGTACGTGATACATTGAATTTGTTGCATTCAGCAAATGCAGTGCTACACGGTATTGGGGATGCAGTGACAATGACGCAGCGTAGGCATTCAGGTAACAACACTCTCGAGATCATCAAAGAAAAGCAAGCCGTTGGTGAAGCTTTTGGTTATTATTTTGATGAAAAAGGGAATGTAGTATATCAAGTGCCGACGATTGGATTACAACTTGGAGAGTTAACGAATATCCCACACGTTTTTATTGGTGCTGGTGGTAAGTCCAAGGCGAAAGCCATCGCGTCATTTGTCAAACACGCCCCTTATCATGCGATATTATTCACAGATGAGGGCGCGGCACATAAGCTTTTAGAAGGCTAACCCTTTTAAAATATAGAACTTTCAATCATTGAAGGAGGAATTTACTCATGACAGTAAAAGTAGGTATTAATGGTTTCGGACGTATTGGTCGTTTAGCGTTCCGTCGTATTCAAAACGTAGAAGGTTTAGAAGTTGTGGCAATCAACGATTTAACTGATGCTTCACAATTAGCACATTTGTTAAAATATGATACAACTCAAGGTCGTTTTGACGGCGAAGTTGAAGTGAACGATGGTTTCTTCAACGTTAACGGTAAAAAATTAGTTGTTTCTGCTCAACCAGATCCAGCTCAAATCCCTTGGGGAGACTTAGGCGTTGATATCGTATTAGAATGTACTGGTTTCTTCACTACTCAAGAAAAAGCTGAATTACACTTAAAAGGTGGCGCTAAAAAAGTTGTTATCTCTGCACCTGCTTCAGGCGACATGAAAACAATCGTTTATAACGTTAACCACAGTGAATTAGACGGTTCTGAAACAGTTGTTTCTGGTGCTTCATGTACTACTAACTGTTTAGCTCCAATGGCTAAAACTTTAGAAGATTCTTTCGGAATCACTTCTGGTTTAATGACTACTATCCACGCTTACACAGGTGACCAAAACACATTAGATGCTCCAAACCGTAACGGTGATTTACGTCGTGCACGTGCTGCTGCAGCTAACATTGTTCCAAACACTACTGGTGCTGCTAAAGCAATCGGTTTAGTATTACCATCATTAGTTGGTAAATTAGACGGTGCTGCTCAACGTGTTCCAGTTCCTACAGGTTCATTAACTGAATTAGTAACTGTTTTAGACAAAAAAGTTACTGTTGAAGAAGTAAACGCTGCTATGAAAGCTGCTTCTGACGCAATTCCAGAAACATTCGGTTACACAAATGACCCAATCGTTTCTTCTGATATCGTAGGTATTACTTATGGTTCATTATTTGATGAAACACAAACTAAAGTTATGACTGTTGGAGATACTCAATTAGTTAAAACTGTAGCATGGTACGACAACGAAATGTCATACACTGCACAATTAGTTCGTACTTTAGCTTACTTTGCTAAATTATCTAAATAATAACTATCTGAGCTATATACATTCGCATAAGATATGAATATTAGCGGAAACGAGAGTTTCCGCTTTTGTTCAATAGTCGTTTAAAAGCGATGAATTATATAATAAAACTGGAGGCTATGACACATGAACAAAAAAACAATTCGTGACATCGATGTTAAAGGTAAAGTTGTCTTCACTCGCGTTGATTTTAACGTGCCACTACAAGATGGTAAAATTTCTGACGATACTCGTATCCGTGCAGCGTTACCAACAATTAAGTATTTAGCAGACAACGGCGCTAAAGTTTTATTAGCAAGTCACTTAGGTCGCCCTAACGGTGAAGTTGTAGAAGAATTACGCTTAAACGAACCAGCAAAACACTTAGCTGACTTACTTGGTAAAGAAGTTAAAAAAGTAGATGAAGCATATGGTGCTGGCGTTAAAGCTGAAATTGAAACAATGAACGATGGTGACATTTTAGTTCTTGAAAATGTTCGTTTCTACCCAGGAGAAACAAAAAATGATCCTAAATTAGCAAAAGAATTTGCTTCATTAGCAGATATCTTTGTAAACGATGCTTTCGGTGCAGCTCACCGTGCGCACGCTTCTACAACTGGTATTGCTCATGAGATTCCTGCAGTTGCTGGTTTCTTAATGGAAAAAGAGTTAGAAGTTCTTAGCAAAGCAATGGAAAACCCTGATCGTCCATTCACAGCAATTATCGGTGGCGCTAAAGTTAAAGATAAAATCGGCGTAATCGAAAACTTGCTTGATAAAGTAGATAACTTAATCATTGGTGGAGGTTTAGCATATACTTTCGCTAAAGCTAAAGGCCTTGAAATTGGTAAATCATTACTTGAAGCTGACAAACAAGACTTAGCGCTTTCTTTCCTTAAAAAAGCAGAAGAAAAAGGCGTGAAATTCTTGGAGCCAATCGATGTTGTTGTCGCTGATGGATTTGGTGAAGACGTACCGCGTAAAGTTGTACCAATTACTGAAATTCCAGCTGACTGGGAAGCTCTTGATATCGGACCAAAAACTGTTGAATTATACAGCAAAGTCATTTCAGAATCTAAATTAGTTATCTGGAACGGACCAATGGGTGTATTTGAATTAAACGCTTTTGCTGACGGTACTAAAGGTGTTGCTCAAGCATTAGCTGATTCAGATGCATACTCAATTATCGGTGGTGGAGATTCTGCAGCAGCAGCTGAAAAATTCCACTTAGCAGATAAAATGAGCCATATTTCAACTGGTGGTGGTGCTTCACTTGAGTTTATCGAAGGTAAAGTATTACCAGGCGTTGAAGCATTAAACAACAAATAAGAACGAACAATCATTTAAGCTGAAAGGGAGTTTTATTAATGCGTAAACCAATTATTGCAGGTAACTGGAAAATGAATAAAACAGCTGCTAAAGCGGCACAATTTATTGAAGAAGTAAAAGGCAATGTACCGTCACACACTGAAATTGATTCAGTTGTAGCAGTTCCTGCTCTTTTCTTACAAGAAGTTAGTCGTTTAACAGAAGGAACTGAATTACGAGTTGCTGCTCAAAACAGCCATTTTGAAGATGAGGGTGCTTTCACTGGTGAAAACAGCCCATTCGCAATTGCTGATTTAGGCGTTAACTATGTTGTTATCGGTCACTCTGAGCGTCGTGAGTTTTTCAACGAAACTGACGAAGCTGTTAACAAAAAAGCGCATGCTATCTTAAAACATGGTATGACACCAATCATCTGCTGTGGTGAAACATTAGAGCAACGTGATGCTGGTATTACAAATGATTTTGTTGGTGGACAAGTTAAAGCAGCTTTAGCTGGCTTAACTGAAGACCAAGTAAAAGCATCTGTTATTGCTTACGAACCAATCTGGGCAATCGGAACTGGTAAATCTTCAACAGCTGAATTAGCAAACGAAACATGTGCTGCTATTCGTGAAGTTGTAGCAGAAGCTGTTTCTCCAGCAGCTGCAGCAGCAGTACGTATTCAATACGGTGGTTCTGTTAAACCAGAAAACATTGCATCATATATGGCTCAAAGCGACATTGATGGCGCTTTAGTTGGTGGCGCAAGCCTTGAATCTGCTTCATTCTTAGCATTATTAGAAGGTGCTAAATAATGAGTAAATCCCCTGTTGCAATTATTATTTTGGATGGCTTTGGTTTACGTAATGAAACTGTAGGTAATGCAGTAGCACTTGCTAATAAACCAAACTTCGATCGTTACATGGCTGAATTTCCACATGGTCAATTGAAAGCTGCCGGCTTAGATGTTGGGCTTCCAGAAGGCCAAATGGGGAACTCTGAAGTAGGCCACACAAACATTGGTGCAGGACGTATCGTCTACCAAAGTTTAACTCGTATTGATAAAGCAATTGCTGACGGTGAGTTCCAAACGAACCCTATCCTAAACAAAGCCTTTACTCATACGAAAGAAAATGATTCAAACTTACACTTGTTTGGCTTGTTGTCAGATGGTGGTGTTCATAGCCATATTAATCATATGCTATCACTATTAAGCACAGCAAAAGAGCAAGGCGTAAAAAACGTTTATCTACATCTTTTCTTAGATGGACGTGACGTAGCACCTCGTTCGGCATTAGGTTACATTGACACTGTTAATGAAGCTATTGCTAAACTTGGTTACGGCGAAATTGCTACAGTTTCTGGTCGTTTTTATGCAATGGACCGTGATAAACGTTGGGAACGTGTTGAAAAAGCATACAACGCTATCGCAAACGGTGTAGGAGAAACAGCAGTATCCGCAAAAGAAGCAGTTGAAGCTTCTTATGCTGCTGGAAAAACAGACGAATTTGTAGTGCCAACTGTCATCACAAAAGATGGTCAACCAGTTGCAAAACTTAGCGAGAACGACGCTGTTATTTTCTTTAACTTCCGTCCAGACCGCGCAATTCAATTATCAAATGCCTTCACTGACAAAGAATGGGAATTCTTTGATCGTAAAGGACATATCGACAATGTGAAATTCATTACAATGACATTATATAACCCAAGCATTGATGCGGAAGTGGCGTTTGCGCCAATGCCGATGACTAATGTTTTAGGTGAAGTGTTATCAAATGAAGGGTTAGCACAATTACGCATTGCCGAAACTGAGAAATACCCTCACGTTACTTTCTTTATGAATGGTGGACGTAACGAGGAATTCCCGGGAGAAAGTCGTATTTTAATCAACTCGCCAAAAGTTGAAACATACGATTTACAACCGGAAATGAGTGCTTATGAAGTGGCTGATGCGCTGGTTGCAGACATCGAAGCTGATAAGAACGATGCCATTATCTTGAATTTTGCCAATCCAGACATGGTAGGCCATTCAGGTATGGTTGAACCAACAATCAAAGCAATTGAAGCCGTGGATGAAAACCTTGGTCGCGTTGTAGATGCTATCCTTGCAAAAGGTGGAGCAGCGATTATCTTCGCAGATCATGGTAATTCTGAAACAATGACAACGCCTGAAGGCGAACCACACACTGCACATACAACTGTGCCAGTACCTGTGATTGTCACTAAAAAAGGCGTGACATTACGTGAAGGCGGACGCTTAGCGGATGTTGCACCAACGATGTTAGATTTATTAGACGTCAAAAAACCAGTTGAAATGACTGGAGAATCACTCATTATCAAATAAAACATCACTTGATTTTGTTTTTGAGAAAAAACAAGGTAGAATAGAAATGTAAATAAAATAACTTAACTTAAAAGGAGAGAATTATATTATGTCAGCTATTATCGATGTATATGCACGCGAAGTCTTAGACTCACGTGGTAACCCAACAGTAGAAGTAGAAGTATTCACAGAAGCAGGCGGCTTTGGCCGCGGAATCGTTCCTTCAGGAGCATCAACTGGTGAGTATGAAGCAGTTGAATTACGTGATGGCGATAAATCACGTTACTTAGGTAAAGGTGTTACTAAAGCAGTAGCAAACGTTAACACTACAATCTCTGAAAAAATCATTGGTATGGATGTAACTGACCAACCAGCACTTGACAAATTAATGATTAAATTAGATGGTACTAAAAACAAAGGTAACCTCGGAGCAAACGCTATTTTAGGTGTTTCAATTGCAGCAGCACGTGCAGCAGCAGACGAATTAGGTATGCCTCTTTACAAATATCTTGGTGGAACAAACGGTAAAGTATTACCTGTACCAATGATGAACATCATCAACGGTGGTTCTCATGCTGATAACAGCATCGACTTCCAAGAGTTCATGATTATGCCAGTTGGCGCTCCTTCATTCAAAGAAGCATTACGTATGGGTGCAGAAATCTTCCACGCATTAGCTTCTATCTTGAAATCAAAAGGTTTAGCTACTTCTGTAGGTGACGAAGGTGGTTTCGCTCCTAACCTTGGTTCAAACGAAGAAGGATTTGAAGTTATCATCGAAGCAATCGAAGCAGCTGGTTACAAACCAGGTGAAGACGTATTACTTGCTATGGATGCAGCTTCTTCTGAATTCTACGACAAAGAAAAAGGTGTTTACGTATTAGCTGATTCTGGCGAAGGCGAAAAAACAACTGCTGAAATGATCGATCTTTACAAAAACTTATGCGAAAAATACCCAATCGTATCTATCGAAGATGGCTTAGATGAAAATGACTGGGATGGTTTCAAAGAATTAACTGTTGCTTTAGGCGACAAAGTTCAATTAGTTGGTGACGATTTATTCGTTACAAACACTGAAAAATTAGCTGAAGGTATTGAAAAAGGAATCGCTAACTCAATCCTTATCAAAGTTAACCAAATCGGTACATTAACAGAAACATTTGATGCAATCGAAATGGCTAAACGTGCTGGTTATACAGCAGTTATCTCTCACCGTTCAGGTGAAACAGAAGATTCAACAATCGCTGATATCTCTGTAGCTTTAAACGCTGGACAAATCAAAACTGGTTCATTATCACGTACTGACCGTATTGCAAAATACAACCAATTATTACGTATCGAAGATGAATTAGAAGATTTAGCTGAATACCATGGTAAAGCAACATTCTACAACATCAACAAATAATAAATGACTAATAGGAAAAGCCTCACTCCCGCAAGGGTGAGGCTTTTTTGCTGTCCTTGTTACTGTTATCGTAGCGGATTTATCCGCTTTACGAGAACAGTAGGGGTGCTGACATTGTTGCGAATATATGAGCTTACAAAGACAGTATGGGACGGAGCGCAAGCGAGTACCAATCCTTATGCCTTTATCGTTGCGAATTTATTCGCTTTACGAGAGTACCAAACCTTCAAGCAATTGAGTGTTAATTCCTTAGAGCAGGCGAGTGCCA comes from Brochothrix thermosphacta DSM 20171 = FSL F6-1036 and encodes:
- the eno gene encoding phosphopyruvate hydratase, with the protein product MSAIIDVYAREVLDSRGNPTVEVEVFTEAGGFGRGIVPSGASTGEYEAVELRDGDKSRYLGKGVTKAVANVNTTISEKIIGMDVTDQPALDKLMIKLDGTKNKGNLGANAILGVSIAAARAAADELGMPLYKYLGGTNGKVLPVPMMNIINGGSHADNSIDFQEFMIMPVGAPSFKEALRMGAEIFHALASILKSKGLATSVGDEGGFAPNLGSNEEGFEVIIEAIEAAGYKPGEDVLLAMDAASSEFYDKEKGVYVLADSGEGEKTTAEMIDLYKNLCEKYPIVSIEDGLDENDWDGFKELTVALGDKVQLVGDDLFVTNTEKLAEGIEKGIANSILIKVNQIGTLTETFDAIEMAKRAGYTAVISHRSGETEDSTIADISVALNAGQIKTGSLSRTDRIAKYNQLLRIEDELEDLAEYHGKATFYNINK